A window from Flavobacterium sp. 83 encodes these proteins:
- a CDS encoding urocanate hydratase, translating to MTFQEQIQQGIPSVLPQIRPYETDINHAPKRKEILSNEEKKLALRNALRYFEPQHHAELVKEFSEELQTYGRIYMYRFRPAYKMYARPIAEYPGKCEQAKAIMLMIQNNLDYAVAQHPHELITYGGNGAVFQNWAQYLLTMQYLSEMTDEQTLTMYSGHPMGLFPSHKEAPRVVVTNGMVIPNYSKPDDWEKMNALGVSQYGQMTAGSYMYIGPQGIVHGTTITVLNGFRKIKRSPKGGLFVTSGLGGMSGAQPKAGNIAGCITVCAEVNPKITHIRHSQGWINEVIENVDELVKRVTLAQANKEIVSIAYLGNVVDVWEKFDEENIHIDLGSDQTSLHNPWAGGYYPADLSFEEANKMMANNPDLFKVKVQETLRRHTTAINKHTAKGTYFFDYGNAFLLEASRAGADVMAENHIDFRYPSYVQDIMGPMCFDYGFGPFRWVCASGKAEDLAKTDLIACQVLEEMAKTAPEEIQQQMQDNIHWIKGAQENKLVVGSQARILYADAEGRVKIAEAFNQAIAKGEIGIIVLGRDHHDVSGTDSPYRETSNIYDGSRFTADMAIQNVIGDSFRGATWVSIHNGGGVGWGEVINGGFGMVLDGSKEASRRLESMLFWDVNNGISRRSWARNDGALFAIKRAMQTQPLLKVTIPNIVADNLLNS from the coding sequence ATGACTTTTCAAGAACAAATACAACAAGGAATTCCATCTGTTTTACCCCAAATAAGACCATACGAAACAGATATTAATCATGCCCCAAAACGCAAAGAAATCCTTTCGAATGAAGAAAAAAAACTGGCTTTACGCAATGCCTTGCGTTATTTTGAACCGCAACATCATGCTGAATTAGTCAAAGAATTCTCAGAAGAATTACAAACATACGGCCGTATTTACATGTACCGCTTTCGTCCGGCTTACAAAATGTATGCGCGACCTATTGCTGAATATCCCGGAAAATGCGAACAGGCAAAAGCGATAATGCTAATGATTCAAAACAATTTAGATTATGCCGTTGCACAACATCCACATGAGTTGATTACATATGGTGGAAATGGAGCCGTTTTTCAAAACTGGGCTCAGTATCTACTGACAATGCAATATTTGTCTGAAATGACCGATGAACAAACGTTGACTATGTATTCCGGTCATCCAATGGGATTATTCCCTTCACATAAAGAAGCTCCACGAGTTGTCGTGACAAATGGAATGGTAATTCCTAATTATTCTAAACCAGATGATTGGGAAAAAATGAATGCATTAGGCGTTTCTCAATACGGACAAATGACTGCCGGAAGCTATATGTACATTGGTCCGCAGGGAATCGTACACGGAACAACAATCACCGTTTTGAATGGTTTTCGCAAAATAAAACGTAGTCCAAAAGGCGGCTTATTTGTCACTTCAGGATTAGGAGGAATGAGTGGAGCACAACCAAAAGCGGGCAATATCGCGGGCTGTATTACCGTGTGTGCCGAAGTAAACCCAAAAATCACACACATTCGTCACAGTCAAGGATGGATCAATGAAGTAATTGAAAACGTGGATGAACTCGTAAAAAGAGTCACTTTGGCTCAAGCCAATAAAGAAATCGTTTCTATAGCCTATCTTGGAAATGTGGTGGATGTTTGGGAAAAATTTGATGAGGAAAACATTCATATAGATTTAGGATCTGATCAAACTTCACTTCATAATCCCTGGGCAGGAGGCTATTATCCCGCTGACCTTTCCTTTGAAGAAGCTAATAAAATGATGGCTAATAATCCTGATTTATTCAAAGTAAAAGTACAGGAAACATTACGCCGACATACAACAGCAATTAATAAACATACTGCCAAAGGAACTTATTTCTTTGATTACGGAAATGCTTTTTTACTGGAAGCTTCCCGCGCAGGAGCAGATGTGATGGCGGAGAATCACATTGATTTCAGGTATCCGAGTTACGTTCAGGATATTATGGGACCTATGTGTTTTGATTACGGTTTTGGCCCTTTTCGTTGGGTTTGTGCTTCAGGAAAAGCAGAAGATTTAGCTAAAACAGATTTAATTGCTTGTCAAGTTCTGGAAGAAATGGCTAAAACTGCTCCTGAAGAAATTCAGCAACAAATGCAGGATAATATTCACTGGATAAAAGGCGCTCAGGAAAACAAACTAGTCGTTGGCTCCCAAGCCCGAATCCTTTATGCTGATGCCGAAGGTCGTGTAAAAATTGCTGAAGCTTTTAATCAGGCTATTGCCAAAGGCGAAATAGGAATCATCGTTTTAGGCAGGGATCACCATGATGTTTCCGGTACTGATTCACCTTACAGAGAAACTTCAAACATTTATGACGGCTCGCGTTTTACTGCCGATATGGCCATACAAAACGTCATTGGAGATAGCTTTCGTGGTGCCACTTGGGTCTCGATTCACAATGGTGGCGGTGTTGGTTGGGGAGAGGTAATTAACGGTGGTTTTGGTATGGTTCTTGATGGTTCAAAAGAAGCCTCCAGACGTTTAGAATCAATGCTTTTCTGGGATGTCAATAACGGAATTTCAAGAAGAAGCTGGGCTCGAAACGACGGAGCTTTATTTGCAATAAAAAGAGCCATGCAGACGCAACCTTTGTTGAAAGTTACCATCCCTAATATAGTAGCAGATAATTTATTGAATTCTTAA
- a CDS encoding DUF5522 domain-containing protein yields the protein MIEQSNENKLIEGEDFYYTPEGYKCFTEKYHLKRGYCCKSGCRHCPYGFDKKTGTNKK from the coding sequence ATGATTGAGCAAAGTAATGAAAATAAATTAATAGAAGGGGAAGATTTCTATTACACACCAGAAGGTTACAAATGTTTCACTGAAAAATACCATTTAAAACGTGGCTATTGTTGTAAAAGTGGTTGTCGCCATTGTCCGTATGGTTTTGATAAAAAAACTGGCACAAATAAAAAGTAG
- a CDS encoding ice-binding family protein, translated as MKNKTLFLYIFFILISGITNAQVGIGTTNPNASSMLDIVSTDKGFLLPRLTTLQRDAITSPAVGLLIYNSTSSIFNFYDSGWHDLITGSVLPINGGTGIANSNLSTLALPGVFATTITTTGITDITVPTSGTLYGTKLGSITSGQLQNSLTDETGTGNVVFSVSPSFTNVPLAPTAIVGTNTEQLATTAFVLANSDNYNSVNGSGDISTTSATDVIMPGMTFTPSAGTYIVTFNGQYSIAPGNKTALGIIDLKSAYNQLNQVAVTNATHAAAFGSETLYPGVYSIAAAGSAAGTITLDAQGNPNALFIIKFGAAFHTEASTRVVLANGASAANVFWLAEGAIGLGASTIMKGTLLANNGAVSLGATCTLDGRMFSNAGAIGIDTSTITKTANSSYVNLGVLSTFAMFTSTGDVGNTGVSTVNGDMGTNSGAIAGFGSSTVNGGFFTTNVSSALASFSIYENGVLIPNSTRSRISTFNTVDVSLQAIATVAAGQNIDVRWNVDSGILTGGNRILTLVNVR; from the coding sequence ATGAAAAACAAGACCTTATTCTTATACATTTTTTTTATACTAATATCAGGGATAACTAATGCACAAGTTGGAATAGGAACAACAAATCCAAATGCTTCATCAATGTTGGATATTGTATCTACGGACAAAGGGTTTCTTTTGCCTCGATTGACAACTTTACAAAGAGATGCAATAACCTCACCTGCTGTAGGACTTCTTATTTATAATTCTACTTCATCAATTTTTAATTTTTATGATTCCGGTTGGCATGACCTAATAACAGGTTCAGTTTTGCCAATAAATGGAGGAACAGGAATAGCCAATAGTAATTTGTCAACGCTTGCATTACCGGGAGTATTTGCAACTACAATTACAACTACTGGAATAACTGACATTACTGTGCCTACGTCAGGGACTTTATACGGAACAAAACTAGGAAGTATTACATCTGGGCAGTTACAGAATTCATTAACTGACGAGACAGGGACAGGAAATGTAGTGTTTTCAGTTTCACCATCTTTTACGAATGTACCTTTAGCTCCAACTGCTATTGTTGGAACAAACACTGAACAATTAGCTACAACCGCTTTTGTATTAGCCAATTCAGATAATTATAATTCAGTTAATGGAAGTGGTGATATTTCAACTACTTCAGCTACTGATGTTATAATGCCAGGAATGACATTCACACCATCAGCAGGAACTTATATTGTAACTTTTAACGGACAGTATAGCATAGCTCCGGGTAATAAAACGGCTCTGGGTATTATTGACTTGAAATCAGCTTATAATCAATTGAATCAAGTTGCAGTTACTAATGCAACTCATGCAGCTGCGTTTGGAAGTGAGACTTTATATCCTGGAGTATATAGTATAGCTGCAGCTGGTTCAGCAGCAGGGACTATTACCTTAGATGCACAAGGGAATCCCAATGCTCTTTTTATTATTAAATTCGGAGCAGCTTTTCATACAGAAGCAAGTACTAGGGTAGTCTTGGCTAATGGCGCATCAGCTGCCAATGTTTTTTGGCTTGCCGAAGGAGCTATAGGACTGGGAGCTTCAACTATTATGAAAGGAACACTTCTTGCTAATAATGGTGCAGTTTCTTTAGGAGCGACATGTACCCTTGATGGAAGAATGTTTTCTAACGCCGGAGCGATAGGTATTGATACTTCAACCATAACCAAAACTGCAAATAGTTCCTACGTTAACTTGGGAGTCTTGTCTACTTTTGCCATGTTTACCTCTACTGGTGATGTAGGGAATACTGGAGTTTCAACTGTTAATGGCGATATGGGTACGAACTCAGGTGCAATAGCTGGTTTTGGAAGTTCTACTGTGAATGGTGGTTTTTTTACAACTAATGTTAGTAGTGCTTTGGCTAGTTTTAGTATTTACGAAAACGGTGTTTTAATTCCTAATTCAACCAGATCAAGAATAAGTACATTCAACACTGTAGATGTATCATTACAAGCTATAGCCACAGTCGCTGCAGGTCAAAATATTGATGTCAGATGGAACGTTGATTCCGGTATATTAACTGGAGGTAATAGGATATTAACACTTGTTAATGTTAGGTAG
- a CDS encoding ice-binding family protein, protein MKNNILFLCVLFLIILEKGNAQVGIGTVTPEVSSALDIHSTDKGFLLPRLTTIERDAIISPAVGLLIYNTTTSIFNFYNLGWKDFIAGLVLPINGGTGIANSNESTLALPSEFATTIITTGVTNVTLPTTGTVYGTQTGSITSAQSQNSLIDETGTKSVVFSDSPTFTGISLAPTAAVGTNTTQLATTAFVLANSDNFNSVTATEDIVTNSNTDVLISGFSLTPVIGTYLVMFNGQYSFASSHSSRSVNTDQGRLDLKAAYDQLNGLSVTNVHAPALGSGEILTAGVYSIDAAGSIAGVLTLDAQGNQNAVFVFKIKGAFTTGAGTVVALTNGASACNVFWIVEGAASMATSTTMKGTVIANNGAVFMGANGTLEGRLFSTTGAISFGPGTVYMPLNYSYLDLGTLSTFVIFTSNGAVSNTGNSYFTGDIGTNLGDISGFEYSSVNGSIFKPGTTTAANSSKALATFSIYQNGVLVPNSSRTCGSNLNTGSISLQAIAIVSSGQNIDIRWKIDSDAIILKNRILTIMSLR, encoded by the coding sequence ATGAAAAATAATATCCTTTTTTTATGCGTTTTATTCCTGATAATTTTAGAAAAAGGGAATGCACAAGTAGGAATAGGTACTGTTACCCCAGAAGTTTCATCTGCATTAGATATTCATTCTACCGATAAAGGATTTCTTTTACCTCGTTTGACTACTATAGAAAGGGATGCGATAATCTCACCTGCTGTAGGACTTCTTATTTATAACACTACGACTTCAATTTTTAATTTTTATAATTTAGGTTGGAAAGATTTTATTGCAGGTTTAGTTTTACCAATTAATGGGGGGACAGGAATAGCCAATAGTAACGAATCTACACTTGCTTTACCAAGCGAATTTGCAACTACAATAATAACAACAGGAGTAACAAATGTAACATTACCTACAACAGGAACAGTTTACGGAACACAAACGGGAAGTATTACATCTGCACAATCACAAAACTCATTAATTGATGAAACAGGAACTAAAAGTGTAGTGTTTTCAGATTCGCCAACCTTCACAGGGATTTCATTAGCTCCAACCGCAGCAGTGGGTACAAATACAACACAATTAGCAACTACGGCTTTTGTATTAGCCAATTCAGATAATTTTAATTCGGTTACTGCAACTGAGGATATAGTTACTAATTCAAATACTGATGTTTTAATTTCAGGATTTTCATTGACTCCAGTGATAGGAACTTATCTGGTTATGTTTAATGGTCAGTATAGTTTTGCTTCAAGCCATTCTTCTAGATCAGTAAATACGGACCAAGGTAGATTAGATTTAAAAGCGGCATACGATCAGTTGAATGGGCTTTCTGTTACTAATGTTCATGCGCCTGCTCTTGGTAGTGGAGAGATTCTAACAGCTGGAGTATATTCAATTGATGCTGCAGGATCAATAGCTGGAGTTTTAACTTTGGACGCACAAGGAAACCAAAATGCAGTGTTTGTTTTTAAAATTAAGGGGGCATTTACAACAGGAGCAGGTACTGTTGTTGCATTGACTAACGGTGCATCAGCATGTAACGTATTTTGGATTGTAGAAGGTGCAGCATCTATGGCCACTTCAACTACAATGAAAGGAACAGTTATTGCTAATAATGGAGCCGTTTTTATGGGGGCCAATGGAACGCTTGAAGGAAGATTGTTTTCAACAACTGGTGCTATTAGTTTTGGGCCTGGAACTGTATATATGCCTTTAAATTATTCTTATCTTGATTTAGGAACATTATCTACTTTTGTTATATTCACTAGTAATGGTGCAGTTAGTAACACTGGAAATTCTTATTTCACTGGGGATATTGGTACGAATTTAGGCGATATTTCAGGTTTTGAGTATTCAAGCGTGAACGGTTCTATATTTAAACCCGGCACTACTACTGCCGCAAACTCTAGCAAAGCATTAGCCACGTTTAGTATTTATCAAAATGGAGTTTTAGTTCCTAACTCGAGTAGAACTTGCGGCAGTAATCTGAATACTGGATCAATTTCTTTACAAGCAATTGCTATAGTTTCTTCAGGTCAAAATATTGACATTAGATGGAAAATTGATTCCGATGCAATAATTCTAAAAAATAGAATCTTAACGATAATGAGCCTGAGGTAA
- a CDS encoding T9SS type A sorting domain-containing protein, protein MNSKLLKTLLVLIGFLFQYNTNAQMYVSPDSYVFVNNEVVYVKQDLELNAASSNFYLRRDGQLLQGSTAAGANKGVGSLSVFQEGSTNNFQYNYWCSPVGGNSATAGNSPFGITQLKDVVNVTNSNNPTILAMNNYNGTASPLAIAPYWINKLVASAGYSNWSQVGSASTINAGEGFTMKGTSGTNLTTVNGVQNNPTSQQRYDFRGKPNDGTISINVLNEQFTLTGNPYPSAIDLSAFLTDATNCTGIAYFWEQDKTVNSHYIADYKGGYGTFSPVSRLGTGIYVPATFYSYDGSGNEGTSTGTGGVYERRFSPVGQGFMIDGTADGTVEMKNSYRIFVKENVSNYSQFNKSTSQNKTKINKDYLSKILPVSGFDYTKVSLLPTPQIRFNTLMNNKGVRQLALAFIPEATDGVDRAMDAMSSSDDSPADVYFVLEDTEYVIDALNFDVDKSIPIGFRNADQANYKITVKEILNFNEAKNIYLHDKEADKYFDIKNDFYELTLPGGVNNTQFEITFKNNSTLGVKDLVSESFVVYQNNSTKNVTISNPLLIDLTTCSLYDVAGKLIFSKKDLGVNSSYKFSTSGLGDGIYIVRISTKDNMEVGEKIIIRN, encoded by the coding sequence ATGAACTCAAAATTACTCAAAACGCTATTAGTTCTCATTGGCTTTTTATTTCAATATAATACTAACGCACAAATGTATGTAAGTCCTGATAGCTACGTCTTTGTAAATAATGAAGTTGTTTATGTTAAGCAAGATTTGGAATTAAATGCTGCCAGCAGTAATTTTTACTTAAGGAGAGATGGTCAGTTATTGCAAGGATCTACTGCTGCAGGAGCTAATAAAGGAGTTGGAAGTTTATCCGTATTTCAAGAAGGATCAACTAATAATTTTCAATATAATTATTGGTGTTCACCAGTAGGTGGAAATAGTGCTACTGCGGGAAATTCACCTTTTGGAATTACCCAACTTAAAGATGTTGTAAATGTAACGAATAGTAATAATCCAACTATTTTAGCGATGAATAATTACAATGGTACAGCCAGTCCATTAGCAATTGCTCCATATTGGATAAATAAATTAGTAGCTTCAGCTGGATATTCAAATTGGAGCCAAGTAGGATCTGCTTCCACTATAAATGCTGGAGAAGGATTTACCATGAAAGGAACTTCAGGAACAAATTTAACTACGGTAAATGGAGTCCAAAACAATCCGACAAGTCAACAACGATATGATTTTAGAGGAAAACCTAATGATGGAACCATCTCCATAAATGTATTAAATGAACAATTTACATTAACGGGTAATCCTTATCCATCAGCAATAGATTTATCAGCATTTTTAACAGATGCGACAAATTGTACTGGGATTGCTTATTTCTGGGAACAGGATAAAACTGTAAATTCTCACTACATAGCAGATTATAAAGGTGGTTATGGAACTTTTTCTCCAGTTTCTAGATTAGGTACTGGTATTTATGTTCCCGCAACTTTCTATTCGTATGATGGTTCTGGTAATGAAGGAACAAGTACAGGAACAGGAGGGGTTTACGAGAGACGTTTTAGTCCTGTGGGACAAGGCTTTATGATTGATGGAACGGCTGATGGAACGGTAGAAATGAAAAACAGCTACCGAATATTTGTTAAGGAAAATGTATCAAATTATTCCCAATTTAACAAAAGTACAAGTCAAAATAAAACGAAAATTAATAAAGATTACTTGTCCAAAATACTACCTGTATCAGGTTTTGATTATACTAAAGTGAGTCTTTTGCCAACGCCACAAATTAGATTCAATACATTGATGAATAATAAAGGAGTTCGCCAACTGGCACTTGCATTTATTCCTGAAGCAACTGACGGTGTTGATCGTGCAATGGATGCAATGTCCTCAAGCGATGATTCTCCAGCAGATGTTTATTTTGTACTAGAAGATACGGAGTATGTTATTGATGCTTTAAACTTTGATGTTGATAAGAGTATTCCAATTGGTTTCAGAAATGCGGATCAAGCCAATTATAAAATTACAGTTAAAGAAATTTTAAACTTTAATGAAGCAAAAAATATTTATTTACATGACAAAGAAGCAGATAAATATTTTGATATAAAAAATGATTTTTATGAATTGACATTACCGGGTGGAGTTAACAATACACAATTTGAAATTACTTTTAAAAATAATTCTACTTTAGGGGTTAAGGATTTAGTTAGCGAAAGTTTTGTAGTTTATCAAAATAATTCTACTAAAAATGTAACAATTAGTAATCCATTGTTAATAGATCTTACCACTTGTAGTTTGTATGATGTTGCAGGGAAATTAATTTTCAGTAAAAAGGATCTAGGAGTGAATTCCTCATATAAATTTTCTACTTCTGGACTTGGAGATGGAATTTATATTGTTAGGATTTCGACCAAAGATAATATGGAGGTTGGTGAAAAAATTATCATTAGAAATTAA
- a CDS encoding 1-aminocyclopropane-1-carboxylate deaminase/D-cysteine desulfhydrase translates to MNQQVTISFPNSISVHIKREDLIHPFISGNKFRKLKYNLLQAKEENQETVLTFGGAFSNHIAAVAFAGKDKGFKTIGIIRGEELESKILENPTLSFAQSCGMQLEFVSREEYRLKSESTFLENLKTKFGNFYLIPEGGTNELAIKGCEEILTEGDAKFDFICCSIGTGGTISGIINSVLSHQKVLGFPALKGDFLKDEIRNFAQNENWELITDYHFGGYGKVNSILIEFINQFYAETQIPLDPIYTGKMVYGVIDLIKNNYFPVQSKILLIHTGGIQGVQGMNMKLKNKQLPTININV, encoded by the coding sequence TTGAATCAACAGGTAACGATATCATTTCCAAATTCAATTTCTGTACATATCAAACGAGAAGATTTGATTCATCCTTTTATTTCGGGAAATAAGTTCAGAAAGTTGAAGTATAATTTACTTCAGGCGAAAGAAGAAAATCAGGAAACAGTACTTACTTTTGGGGGCGCTTTTTCAAATCATATTGCAGCAGTTGCTTTTGCGGGAAAAGACAAGGGATTCAAAACTATTGGGATTATTCGTGGAGAAGAATTAGAATCTAAAATTTTAGAGAATCCAACGTTGTCATTCGCCCAAAGCTGCGGAATGCAATTAGAATTTGTTTCAAGGGAGGAATATCGGTTAAAAAGCGAGAGCACATTTTTAGAAAATTTAAAAACAAAATTCGGCAATTTCTATCTTATTCCTGAAGGTGGGACAAATGAATTGGCCATTAAGGGCTGTGAGGAAATACTAACTGAAGGCGATGCTAAATTTGATTTTATCTGTTGTTCAATAGGAACAGGCGGAACAATTTCAGGAATTATTAACAGCGTTTTGTCACATCAAAAAGTTTTAGGGTTTCCGGCTTTAAAAGGTGATTTTTTAAAAGATGAAATTCGTAATTTTGCCCAAAATGAGAATTGGGAATTAATTACGGACTATCATTTTGGAGGTTATGGAAAAGTAAATTCTATATTAATTGAGTTTATCAATCAGTTTTATGCTGAAACTCAAATTCCTTTGGATCCTATTTATACTGGAAAGATGGTTTATGGCGTTATAGATTTGATAAAGAACAACTATTTTCCGGTTCAATCAAAAATTTTACTAATTCATACTGGTGGAATTCAAGGAGTTCAGGGAATGAATATGAAATTAAAAAACAAACAATTACCAACAATTAATATCAATGTTTAA
- a CDS encoding glucosaminidase domain-containing protein, with protein sequence MFKKILLLFILLFLVGCKATKPVIVTTKKVQVKPKLQVVTTKKTNSAKPILSKPAKQEQNNQETEVIVSTSKTVVTNEVIKAYVSQFKDIAMGNMRNYGIPASIILAQGILESGAGVGDLAISANNHFGIKCHEGWTGESVRHDDDSDQECFRKYNNPSESFKDHAVFLTGRSRYSKLFELQKGDYKAWARGLRTAGYATDPRYPDKLISYIERYNLHQYDNQVLDVNYVSNEKQLVEELTLEIKKNKSQDLALYEVQKGDTFYSISKKFNLMVDELKRINNLSNNILSIGQKLLVK encoded by the coding sequence ATGTTTAAAAAAATTCTACTACTTTTTATACTATTATTTTTGGTTGGTTGTAAAGCCACAAAGCCAGTTATTGTAACAACAAAAAAAGTTCAGGTAAAACCAAAATTGCAAGTGGTTACTACTAAAAAAACTAATTCGGCCAAACCAATACTTTCTAAACCAGCAAAGCAAGAACAAAATAATCAAGAGACGGAAGTCATCGTTTCTACTTCAAAAACGGTGGTCACTAATGAAGTGATTAAAGCTTATGTTTCACAATTTAAAGATATTGCGATGGGAAATATGAGGAATTATGGTATTCCTGCCAGTATTATTTTAGCACAGGGGATTTTAGAATCCGGTGCTGGAGTTGGGGATTTAGCGATAAGTGCCAATAATCATTTTGGTATAAAATGTCATGAAGGCTGGACTGGAGAAAGTGTGAGACATGATGATGATTCTGATCAGGAATGCTTCAGGAAATACAATAATCCATCGGAGTCCTTTAAAGATCATGCTGTATTTCTAACCGGTAGAAGTAGGTATTCTAAATTATTCGAATTACAAAAAGGGGATTATAAAGCTTGGGCCAGGGGATTAAGAACGGCAGGTTATGCTACAGATCCAAGATATCCTGATAAATTGATTTCCTATATTGAACGCTATAATTTGCATCAATATGATAATCAGGTTTTAGATGTGAATTATGTCTCGAATGAAAAACAACTGGTAGAAGAATTGACATTAGAAATTAAAAAAAATAAAAGTCAAGATCTAGCTTTATATGAAGTTCAAAAAGGGGATACTTTTTATTCTATTTCGAAAAAATTCAACTTAATGGTAGATGAATTAAAACGGATAAATAATCTTTCGAATAACATACTTTCCATTGGACAAAAACTGTTAGTGAAATAA